Proteins encoded in a region of the Lathamus discolor isolate bLatDis1 chromosome Z, bLatDis1.hap1, whole genome shotgun sequence genome:
- the QNG1 gene encoding queuosine 5'-phosphate N-glycosylase/hydrolase: MEVFPSPLESAKFIADNSRDVFVDEEGAQRVAESLFDKASTAEFGLKGWKSLHELNPQSASREAVAWVFLVDTLNFSFWSEREEQKYLVKYKGKMYSGYWSLCAAVNRALDNGIPITSASYFATVTLDQVKHLFRSDTEVSMPLIEERHRVLNESGTVLLEKFGGSFLTCVKMSKGSAQKLLHLILENFPSYRDEAVYEKKRVSFYKRAQILVADTWSVLEGKGDGFFEDISSLTIFADYRIPQVLVHLKAMKYSEELMKKLREGTVFQSGDKEEVEIRGCSIWCCALICKHLLELYEKKGQDMRDKINAVLLDYYLWDYAREHREEMKDIPFHQVRSIYY; the protein is encoded by the exons ATGGAGGTGTTCCCGTCCCCGCTGGAGTCCGCCAAGTTTATAGCCGACAACAGCAGAGATGTTTTCGTGGACGAGGAGGGGGCGCAGCGGGTGGCGGAGAGTTTGTTCGATAAAGCCTCGACGGCGGAGTTCGGGCTGAAGGGGTGGAAGAGCCTCCACGAGCTGAATCCGCAGTCCGCCAGCAGGGAGGCGGTGGCATGGGTGTTCCTGGTGGACACGCTCAACTTCTCCTTCTGGTCCGAGCGGGAGGAGCAGAAGTACCTCGTGAAGTACAAGGGCAAAATGTACAGCGGGTACTGGTCCCTCTGCGCCGCCGTCAACAGGGCCCTTGACAACG gaaTACCTATTACTAGTGCATCATATTTTGCCACTGTGACGCTTGACCAAGTTAAACACCTATTTCGCTCTGACACGGAAGTGTCCATGCCTTTGATTGAAGAAAGACATCGGGTGCTGAATGAAAGTGGAACGGTTCTGCTGGAGAAGTTTGGAGGCTCTTTTCTCACCTGCGTTAAAATGAGTAAGGGAAGTGCTCAGAAACTACTACATCTAATACTGGAAAACTTTCCTTCTTACAGAGATGAAGCTGTATATGAG aaaaaaagggTGTCTTTCTACAAACGGGCACAAATACTTGTGGCTGATACATGGAGTGTATTAGAAGGCAAAGGAGATGGCTTTTTTGAAGACATTTCTAGTCTGACTATATTTGCTGACTATCGAATTCCCCAAGTTCTTGTTCACCTAAAAGCAATGAAGTATTCCGAGGAACTAATGAAGAAACTACGTGAAG GAACAGTTTTCCAGTCTGGAGATAAAGAGGAGGTAGAGATCCGTGGCTGTTCCATTTGGTGTTGTGCTTTGATTTGTAAGCACCTCCTGGAGCTATATGAGAAGAAGGGTCAGGACATGCGTGACAAAATCAACGCGGTTTTACTTGACTACTATCTTTGGGACTATGCGCGGGAACACCGGGAGGAGATGAAAGACATTCCCTTCCACCAGGTGCGGTCTATCTATTACTAA